One Trichoderma atroviride chromosome 7, complete sequence DNA segment encodes these proteins:
- a CDS encoding uncharacterized protein (EggNog:ENOG41~SECRETED:SignalP(1-26)~TransMembrane:1 (n11-21c26/27o240-262i)): MRASTAHASRILAVFLLFSQFYILSAQNLGVLPTPVAWLPRRNVEQHGTGFDKRADIQTQMSTCGFENGDPSKMRTAAPGFDCRVDTMNGLWGFCPVTVIAATDCGLAGSCIDQASCSSGCGQTDMTQLTTFTCGPKQFCSTALLTFGVDQTYTYIACGGSPKTDHYLASPTSQPSSTTTSTTQTSSAPVPSSSKSTNATPGSTSGPSGPSTTNALAKETNDNSGSNDGGGSSTNNTGAIIGGVIGGIALLCLFGIAAILLLRRTRSRPPAQREGHQAWYHLSPKPKTDHRSTGGWGPTELPSSSYDRTSMHPIELPS, from the exons ATGAGAGCCTCTACTGCACATGCGTCGAGAATACTCGCCGTTTTCCTTTTATTCTCACAGTTCTATATTCTCAGCGCGCAGAATCTCGGTGTCTTGCCCACTCCCGTGGCATGGCTACCTCGGCGCAATGTTGAGCAACATGGCACGGGTTTCGATAAACGGGCTGATATCCAGACACAAATGTCTACCTGTGGCTTTGAAAATGGCGACCCCAGCAAGATGCGCACTGCCGCCCCGGGATTCGACTGTCGAGTTGACACGATGAATGGCCTTTGGGGCTTCTGTCCGGTCACAGTCATTGCAGCTACCGATTGCGGCTTGGCTGGAAGCTGTATTGACCAAGCATCATGCTCGAGTGGATGCGGGCAAACGGACATGACCCAGTTGACTACATTTACTTG TGGACCGAAACAATTCTGCTCAACCGCCCTCTTGACGTTTGGAGTCGATCAGACATACACCTACATTGCCTGTGGAGGCAGTCCCAAGACTGACCACTATCTTGCTTCCCCCACCTCgcagccatcttcaacgacgacgagcacGACGCAAACGAGCTCGGCTCCGGTTCCATCATCGTCCAAGTCAACAAATGCAACTCCAGGCAGCACATCAGGGCCATCAGGGCCCTCAACGACTAATGCGCTCGCAAAAGAAACCAACGATAACAGTGGAAGCAACGATGGCGGTGGCTCTTCGACGAACAATACTGGGGCAATCATTGGTGGCGTCATCGGCGGCATTGCTTTGTTATGTCTATTTGGCATTGCTGCCATTTTACTTTTGCGGAGGACCCGATCACGTCCTCCCGCGCAAAGAGAGGGCCACCAGGCTTGGTATCATCTTAGCCCCAAACCTAAAACCGATCATCGTTCCACGGGCGGCTGGGGGCCTACGGAATTACCAAGCTCGTCGTATGACAGAACTTCTATGCATCCCATAGAACTACCCAGCTGA
- a CDS encoding uncharacterized protein (CAZy:GT69), with protein MRRRLSALAVPLIVGFIVATALFMSRDRLVRPLFRHAAGDGRPPKPVADGAILPAANITQYLDAILTSQPSTLPTLKCPALNSTARYTRLKSKDSSDPAIQYFFALNLRQNLPLLPRLIGSIVEAIRFLGPAQCALSIVEGNSPDGTADVLAALQPALENMRVAYYFESSTIDPSKDDRVGRLAQLRNMALAPLSNLKGKVTDKTTVIFLNDVSACSEDILELVHQKRALDADMTCAMDWTYAGEHPTFYDVWIGRTINGDSFFEIPPDGNWDSAWNLFWNADETRDRFSRQRPFQVFSCWNGATAFTAQPILERTVQFRAANESAGECRQGEPQLFCKDLWFKGYRKIAVVPSVNLEYSVEKGERIKASKGYTTDLVSKQDAADDQIDWRLDPPDMVRCMPTWANQYWQPWNETLRA; from the exons ATGCGTAGGAGACTGTCGGCGCTGGCAGTTCCGCTGATTGTGGGCTTCATTGTCGCGACGGCGCTGTTCATGAGCAGAGATCGACTTGTACGACCCTTGTTTCGACATGCCGCTGGCGATGGAAGACCGCCAAAGCCTGTTGCTGATG GCGCCATCTTACCGGCCGCCAACATCACGCAATATCTCGATGCCATCCTGACATCACAGCCTTCAACGCTGCCAACCCTAAAATGCCCTGCGCTCAACAGCACCGCACGATACACCAGGCTCAAGAGCAAAGACTCATCCGATCCAGCCATTCAATACTTCTTCGCCCTCAACCTGCGACAAAActtgcctctgctgcctcggCTAATAGGCAGCATCGTCGAGGCGATTCGATTTCTCGGTCCTGCGCAATGTGCACTGTCCATCGTTGAAGGCAACTCTCCAGACGGCACCGCTGAtgttcttgctgctctccagCCAGCACTCGAGAATATGAGAGTCGCTTATTATTTCGAGTCGTCTACAATCGATCCCAGTAAAGACGACCGCGTTGGGCGCCTTGCGCAGCTTCGAAATATGGCATTGGCGCCGCTGTCAAATTTAAAGGGCAAGGTGACGGACAAAACAACCGTCATTTTCCTCAACGATGTATCTGCGTGTTCCGAGGACATCCTCGAGCTTGTCCACCAAAAAAGGGCCCTTGATGCAGACATGACATGCGCCATGGACTGGACATATGCTGGCGAACACCCCACCTTTTACGATGTGTGGATCGGCCGCACGATCAACGGCGATTCCTTCTTCGAAATCCCCCCAGACGGAAACTGGGACTCGGCATGGAATCTCTTCTGGAACGCTGATGAGACTCGAGATCGCTTCTCCAGGCAGCGCCCCTTTCAGGTGTTTTCATGTTGGAACGGCGCTACAGCATTCACGGCCCAGCCAATTTTGGAGAGGACTGTGCAGTTTAGGGCAGCGAATGAGTCTGCTGGTGAATGCAGGCAAGGCGAGCCGCAGTTATTCTGCAAAGACCTGTGGTTCAAAGGCTACCGCAAAATCGCCGTCGTGCCGTCCGTGAACCTTGAGTACTCTgtggaaaagggagaaaggATCAAGGCATCCAAGGGGTATACGACTGACTTGGTGTCAAAGCAAGATGCTGCGGACGACCAAATAGACTGGCGGCTTGATCCACCAGACATGGTGAGGTGCATGCCTACTTGGGCAAACCAGTATTGGCAGCCATGGAATGAAACTTTGAGGGCTTAG
- a CDS encoding uncharacterized protein (EggNog:ENOG41~TransMembrane:1 (o266-289i)): MYSDDAHMEIIRLLLEHGANVNIQGGQYGNALNAAAAAAAPNMKLLQLLLDHGADANQVSGQYGTALHNALEMPRAGWIWHDGFKDWCIGKIRFLLKNGADINFSSGEYGLPLQSACAHSDDFYLTVHVRRIDAATETVKFLLDLEPPIDVDAHSGIFGTALQAAAYSGLAESISLLLDRGARVACHEWCGKYGSALNAAVIKGHWNIVHLLREAGAKPDCYSMQRPDEEWLLKVRQEDGPGAEERYRKFWELEKPIQEQTLFSRLSLLVAVYLSWLLVPFQLFISFPLTKSISQKKRE; this comes from the coding sequence ATGTATTCTGATGATGCGCATATGGAGATAATACGCCTCTTACTTGAACACGGGGCAAATGTCAACATCCAGGGCGGCCAGTACGGCAATGCTTTaaatgccgccgccgccgccgctgctcccAATATGAAACTGCTCCAACTCTTATTGGACCATGGCGCCGATGCTAACCAAGTGTCTGGCCAGTATGGCACTGCCCTACATAATGCTCTCGAGATGCCACGGGCAGGATGGATATGGCATGACGGCTTCAAGGATTGGTGTATTGGCAAGATCCGGTTTCTTCTTAAAAATGGTGCCGATATTAATTTTTCGAGTGGCGAATATGGCTTGCCTCTTCAATCAGCATGTGCACACAGCGACGACTTCTATTTAACAGTACATGTTAGAAGGATAGACGCGGCAACCGAGACGGTAAAATTTCTCCTCGACCTTGAACCTCCGATTGATGTCGACGCTCATAGTGGAATTTTCGGGACAGCTCTACAGGCGGCGGCGTACTCGGGCCTGGCAGAATCAATCAGTCTGTTATTGGATCGAGGAGCCCGTGTCGCCTGTCACGAATGGTGTGGCAAGTATGGCTCTGCCTTGAACGCAGCCGTCATCAAGGGCCACTGGAATATTGTGCACCTCTTGCGCGAGGCGGGAGCAAAGCCCGATTGCTATTCAATGCAGAGGCCTGATGAAGAATGGCTGCTAAAAGTTCGACAAGAGGACGGCCCAGGAGCGGAGGAGAGATATCGGAAATTCTGGGAGTTGGAGAAGCCGATACAAGAGCAGACGCTTTTTTCACGACTAAGTTTACTTGTTGCAGTCTACTTGTCATGGCTTCTTGTGCCATTCCAGCTGTTCATCTCTTTCCCGCTGACAAAGTCCATtagccaaaagaagagagaatag